Proteins encoded together in one Hevea brasiliensis isolate MT/VB/25A 57/8 chromosome 16, ASM3005281v1, whole genome shotgun sequence window:
- the LOC110645062 gene encoding DNA-directed RNA polymerase IV subunit 1 isoform X1 has protein sequence METDLSEEQQLPSALLTAITFGVSTETEKEKLSVLAIDAVSQVNDPKLGLPNPSSQCSTCGSKDLKSCEGHFGVIKFPFTILHPYYLSEVVQILNKVCPGCKSIRKETKRTNSKSRQNLVKGCKYCVANSIGWYPTMRFSVSSEEIFRKNVIIAKIVERPPQKSQKKGLKKRLAADYWDIIPKDEQEEENIVRPNQRVLSHAQVRHLLKDVDANFIRKFVKRTDSIFLNCFSVTPNCHRVTEVMHAFSSGQRLSFDERTRAYKKLVDFRGIAKELSFRVLDCLKTSKINPDNSVNNDDVIAMQRKINDSASNPSGLRWIKDVVLGKRNDNSFRMVVVGDPNIKLSEVGIPCHIAERLQISEHLTAWNWEKLNTCCEIRILEKGDMHVRREGNLVRIRRTKELRTGDIIYRPLNDGDIVLINRPPSIHQHSLIALSVKVLPVTSVLAINPLCCSPFRGDFDGDCLHGYVPQSVDTRVELSELVALDKQLTNAQSGRNLLSLSQDSLVAAHLVMEDGVFISLFQMQQLQMFCPHQLSPAIIKAPLLNGCVWTGKQLISMLLPRGLDHDFPSNNVCIRDGELISSEGSFWLRDTDGNLFQSLVKHCQSQVLDFLHTAQEVLCEWLSMRGLSVSLSDLYLCPDSNSWNNMMSEVFCGIQDAVHTCNVKQFMVDSCQDFLAGNGEDDQYAMDFDVERLCYDKQRSAALSQASVDAFKHVFRDIQSLAYKYASKDNALMAMFKAGSKGNLLKLVQHSMCLGLQHSLVPLPFRMPHQLSCVAWNKQKDDNATECAKCYIPSAVVEGSFLTGLNPLECFVHSVTSRDSSFSDNADLPGTLTRRLMFFMRDIHAAYDGTVRNAYGNQLVQFSYNNDTDMSAPSFSPGHIFDNCDGIGGQPVGSLAACAISEAAYSALDQPISLLEKSPLLNLKNVLECGLKKSNAHKSVSLFLSEKLGRQRHGFEYAALEVQDYLERILFSDIVSISRIMFSPQSEKNEIKTRFSPWVCHFHVHKEIMKKRRLKVQSIIDTLYNRCNSENNLPNVQITCKDCSVADNQREKEDMLCITVTIIEKSRNSSVQLDTIQDLMIPFLLETVLKGLMEIEKVDILWNDRPRIPKLHKNPYGELYLRVSMSGSSDKTRLWNLLVDYCLPIMDMIDWTRSHPDNIRDFCLAYGIDAGWKFFLNNLASAISDVGKSVLPEHLLLVANCLSVTGEFVGLNAKGWKRQREHASVLSPFVQACFSNPGNCFIKAAKAEIVDDLRGSLDALSWGKIPSIGTGQFDIVFSGKEYKLSKPVDVYDLLGSQMSTDEQNNEFEVPFAQSYKSDKYSAQFVYKTPYDPKRTLESLRRLFTYNDIHRLSQALSKILNKYPVDHQLNETDKCTLMMALHFHPRRDEKIGSGAKDIKVVNHPEYQDSRCFSLVRTDGTNEDFSYRKCVHGALEIIAPQKARRYQEKYLQSRNL, from the exons ATGGAGACTGATTTATCTGAGGAGCAGCAATTGCCATCTGCTCTACTAACAGCCATAACATTTGGTGTTTCAACTGAGACAGAAAAG GAAAAGCTTTCAGTTCTAGCTATTGATGCAGTAAGTCAGGTCAATGATCCGAAGTTGGGACTACCAAATCCATCTTCTCAATGCTCTACTTGTGGATCCAAAGATTTAAAATCCTGTGAAG GTCATTTTGGGGTTATTAAATTTCCTTTCACAATACTGCATCCTTATTACCTGTCTGAAGTTGTCCAGATTTTGAACAAAGTTTGCCCAGGATGTAAATCTATTAGGAAAGAAACCAAG CGGACTAATTCAAAATCTAGACAAAATCTGGTTAAGGGTTGCAAATACTGTGTT GCAAATTCAATTGGTTGGTACCCAACAATGAGGTTCTCTGTTTCTTCAGAAGAAATCTTCAGGAAAAATGTAATTATAGCGAAAATCGTTGAAAGACCACCACAAAAGTCCCAAAAGAAAGGACTGAAGAAAAGGTTGGCTGCTGACTATTGGGATATTATTCCAAAAGATGAACAAGAAGAAGAAAACATTGTGAGACCAAACCAAAGAGTTCTATCACATGCACAG GTTCGTCATCTGTTGAAAGATGTCGATGCAAATTTCATAAGAAAGTTTGTTAAAAGGACAGATTCAATTTTCCTTAACTGTTTCTCTGTAACACCAAATTGTCATCGTGTGACAGAAGTTATGCATGCATTTTCTAGTGGCCAGCGATTGTCTTTT GATGAACGGACTAGGGCTTACAAAAAACTGGTTGATTTCAGAGGGATAGCTAAAGAATTGAGCTTCCGTGTTCTTGACTGCCTGAAAACTTCTAAG ATAAACCCAGACAATTCAGTAAATAATGATGATGTCATTGCCATGCAAAGGAAGATAAATGATTCTGCCTCCAATCCATCTGGTTTGAGATGGATTAAAGATGTTGTTCTCGGTAAACGGAATGATAATTCATTCCGAATGGTGGTGGTTGGTGATCCTAATATTAAGCTGAGTGAAGTTGGTATACCCTGTCATATTGCAGAAAGGTTGCAAATTTCAGAACATCTGACAGCTTGGAATTGGGAGAAGTTGAATACTTGTTGTGAAATACGCATTCTTGAGAAGGGCGATATGCATGTTCGCAGGGAAGGTAATCTTGTTCGTATCCGTCGTACGAAGGAACTCCGTACTGGGGACATCATTTACAGGCCTCTAAATGATGGAGATATTGTTTTGATCAATAGGCCTCCATCAATACATCAACACTCACTTATTGCTCTCTCTGTTAAAGTCCTTCCAGTGACCTCAGTTCTTGCGATCAATCCGCTCTGTTGCTCCCCATTTCGTGGAGATTTTGATGGTGATTGCCTACATGGCTACGTTCCTCAATCAGTTGACACCAGAGTTGAGCTCTCTGAGCTTGTTGCTTTAGATAAGCAGTTAACTAACGCACAGAGTGGCAGGAATCTCCTCTCGCTCAGTCAAGATAGTTTAGTTGCTGCTCATTTGGTCATGGAAGATGGAGTTTTCATAAGCCTATTCCAAATGCAACAGCTGCAAATGTTTTGTCCTCATCAGTTGTCTCCAGCTATAATAAAAGCTCCTTTACTTAATGGCTGTGTTTGGACTGGAAAGCAACTAATTAGCATGCTCCTACCTAGAGGTTTGGATCATGATTTTCCTTCAAATAATGTTTGCATTCGTGATGGGGAGCTTATTTCTTCTGAAGGATCCTTTTGGCTACGTGACACTGATGGTAATCTTTTCCAAAGCCTCGTCAAACATTGCCAGAGTCAAGTTCTTGACTTTTTGCATACTGCTCAGGAAGTTCTTTGTGAGTGGTTGTCGATGAGGGGCTTAAGTGTCTCACTCTCTGATTTGTACCTCTGTCCTGACTCAAACTCATGGAATAACATGATGTCTGAAGTTTTTTGCGGAATTCAAGATGCAGTTCACACATGTAATGTAAAACAGTTCATGGTGGATTCTTGTCAAGATTTCCTTGCTGGAAATGGTGAAGATGATCAGTATGCCATGGATTTTGATGTAGAGCGCTTGTGTTATGATAAGCAGAGATCTGCTGCACTCAGTCAGGCTTCTGTTGATGCTTTCAAGCATGTGTTTCGTGATATTCAAAGTTTAGCCTACAAATATGCAAGTAAAGACAATGCATTGATGGCCATGTTTAAAGCAGGAAGCAAGGGTAATCTACTGAAATTAGTCCAACATAGTATGTGTCTAGGTTTGCAACATTCACTTGTTCCATTGCCCTTTAGAATGCCTCACCAACTCTCTTGTGTTGCTTGGAATAAACAAAAGGATGACAATGCTACTGAATGTGCCAAGTGTTATATCCCATCTGCTGTCGTTGAAGGTTCTTTTTTAACAGGCTTGAATCCCCTAGAATGTTTTGTACATTCAGTAACAAGTAGAGATAGCTCTTTCAGTGACAATGCTGATCTTCCTGGGACTTTAACTCGAAGACTTATGTTCTTCATGCGTGATATACATGCTGCATATGATGGAACAGTGAGAAATGCTTATGGGAATCAACTTGTTCAGTTCTCCTATAATAATGACACAGACATGTCTGCACCAAGCTTTAGCCCTGGCCATATCTTTGATAATTGTGATGGGATAGGTGGCCAACCTGTGGGTTCATTGGCTGCTTGTGCCATCTCTGAAGCTGCTTACAGTGCTTTGGATCAACCAATCAGTCTACTTGAAAAATCACCTCTACTAAATCTTAAG AATGTGCTGGAATGTGGTCTGAAAAAGAGTAATGCTCACAAATCCGTGTCACTATTTTTATCTGAGAAACTTGGAAGGCAGAGACATGGTTTTGAGTATGCTGCATTGGAAGTTCAGGACTATTTGGAGAGAATACTGTTTTCAGATATTGTTTCTATTTCAAGGATAAT GTTCTCTCCGCAGAGTGAGAAGAATGAGATCAAGACACGTTTCAGTCCTTGGGTTTGTCATTTTCATGTACACAAG GAAATTATGAAGAAGAGAcgtctaaaggtgcaatctattatAGATACCCTTTATAATCGGTGTAATTCAGAAAACAATCTGCCGAATGTGCAAATAACATGCAA GGACTGTTCTGTGGCTGACAATCAAAGGGAAAAGGAAGATATGTTGTGTATAACTGTTACTATAATTGAAAAGTCCAGGAATTCATCTGTGCAATTGGACACAATTCAAGACCTGATGATTCCATTCCTTCTTGAAACAGTTTTAAAAG GATTAATGGAGATAGAGAAGGTGGATATTTTATGGAATGATAGGCCAAGGATACCAAAATTGCATAAGAATCCTTATGGTGAGCTATACTTGAGGGTTTCTATGTCGGGCAGCTCAGACAAAACAAGACTCTGGAACTTACTTGTGGATTACTGTCTCCCAATAATGGATATGATTGATTGGACACGCAGTCATCCAGATAATATACGTGATTTCTGTTTGGCATATGGCATAGATGCTGGATGGAAATTTTTCCTCAAT AATTTGGCGTCTGCAATATCTGATGTTGGCAAGAGTGTACTTCCTGAACATTTGCTTCTTGTTGCGAATTGTCTATCAGTTACAGGAGAGTTTGTTGGCCTAAATGCAAAAGGCTGGAAACGGCAAAGAGAGCATGCGTCAGTTCTTTCACCATTTGTGCAAGCATGCTTTTCC AATCCTGGTAATTGCTTTATCAAAGCTGCCAAGGCAGAAATTGTGGATGATCTTCGAGGGAGCTTGGATGCTTTGTCATGGGGAAAGATTCCTTCTATTGGGACTGGACAGTTTGATATTGTATTCTCTGGGAAG GAATACAAGCTTTCAAAGCCTGTGGATGTCTATGACCTTCTGGGTAGCCAAATGAGTACTGACGAGCAGAATAATGAGTTTGAAGTGCCTTTTGCTCAGAGCTATAAATCTGACAAATACAGTGCCCAGTTTGTGTACAAGACACCTTATGACCCTAAACGAACATTGGAATCTTTGAGAAGGTTATTTACATATAATGATATTCATAGACTCTCCCAAGCACTGAGCAAAATCTTGAATAA GTACCCTGTAGATCACCAATTAAATGAGACTGACAAGTGTACCTTGATGATGGCCTTACATTTTCATCCTCGACGAGATGAGAAAATTGGATCTGGAGCCAAAGATATTAAG